One segment of Anaerolineae bacterium DNA contains the following:
- a CDS encoding RlmE family RNA methyltransferase encodes MQNSKSKHNKWEDHYSQQAKKEQFPARSVYKLKEIQQKYKIIKKGDRILDLGCFPGSWLLYAADLAGEKGEIVGIDLKPLSKSVLLKLPANTRTYVGDMLSVDGKDEKDEKLKAVGKDFNIVMSDMAPDTTGNKNVDAARSFNLCQAALRIAKDLLVDGGSFICKIFQGEDFKEFIDSVKLNFNKHKIFKPQSSKKSSKEIYIIGFEKK; translated from the coding sequence ATGCAAAACTCAAAATCAAAACATAACAAGTGGGAAGATCATTATTCGCAGCAGGCAAAGAAGGAACAATTCCCAGCAAGATCTGTTTACAAGCTTAAAGAAATACAGCAAAAATATAAAATAATAAAAAAAGGGGACAGGATTCTTGATCTTGGATGTTTTCCAGGCTCCTGGCTGCTTTATGCAGCAGATTTGGCTGGGGAAAAGGGAGAGATAGTGGGAATCGACTTAAAACCTTTGTCAAAGTCGGTATTATTAAAACTTCCGGCCAATACCAGAACTTATGTCGGCGATATGCTGTCTGTTGATGGAAAAGATGAAAAGGATGAAAAGCTAAAAGCTGTGGGGAAAGATTTTAACATCGTAATGAGCGACATGGCGCCGGATACTACCGGCAATAAGAATGTTGATGCCGCAAGGTCTTTTAATCTCTGCCAGGCCGCCTTAAGGATCGCTAAAGATCTGTTGGTTGACGGAGGATCATTTATTTGCAAGATTTTCCAGGGAGAGGATTTTAAAGAATTTATAGATTCAGTTAAATTAAATTTTAATAAACACAAAATTTTTAAGCCGCAAAGCAGCAAAAAATCAAGCAAAGAAATATATATTATCGGATTTGAGAAAAAATAG
- a CDS encoding SDR family oxidoreductase, producing the protein MELNNKVAIVLGAIKGIGKGIGLALANEGVKVVLNYYDWENSLDELKKDLAKTGTDHLIIKTNLLNTNKIPGFIRKAVDHFGRLDILINNIERGGWPIVHGSYVQEQWDMEMATTLRAKWWVFDSALPYLKASGNGIVINLSSIAGIVGRSGPAGYIFNDGYAAANRAVSLLTETWARIGAPQVRVNEIMLGIVETRHGDKTRGWGLLSEKQKQSLIDHTLLARTGAIDDVVKAVKFIIKDASFMTGSIIKLDGGYTLGSEKVMPMPKGVV; encoded by the coding sequence ATGGAACTTAATAACAAAGTAGCCATTGTTCTTGGAGCCATAAAAGGCATTGGTAAGGGGATCGGCCTTGCACTTGCAAATGAAGGGGTAAAGGTTGTCTTAAACTATTATGACTGGGAAAACAGTCTTGATGAATTAAAGAAAGATCTTGCAAAAACAGGCACAGATCATCTGATTATAAAGACAAATCTGCTTAATACCAATAAAATTCCAGGGTTTATCAGAAAAGCAGTGGACCATTTCGGGCGTCTGGACATTCTGATAAATAATATTGAACGCGGAGGATGGCCCATTGTCCACGGATCGTATGTGCAAGAGCAGTGGGACATGGAAATGGCTACTACGCTTCGTGCAAAATGGTGGGTCTTTGATTCAGCCCTTCCCTATCTTAAAGCATCAGGAAACGGGATTGTCATAAACCTTTCTTCCATTGCAGGAATTGTTGGGCGGTCGGGTCCTGCCGGTTATATATTCAACGACGGATATGCAGCGGCAAACAGGGCAGTATCACTTCTTACGGAAACATGGGCTCGAATCGGGGCGCCGCAGGTACGTGTTAATGAAATCATGCTGGGCATAGTTGAAACACGTCATGGGGATAAAACCAGAGGCTGGGGGCTGCTTTCAGAAAAGCAAAAACAATCGCTCATTGACCACACCCTGCTTGCACGAACCGGCGCTATTGATGATGTGGTTAAGGCTGTGAAATTTATAATTAAAGATGCTTCGTTTATGACGGGAAGCATAATTAAGCTTGATGGAGGCTATACGCTTGGAAGTGAAAAGGTTATGCCTATGCCAAAAGGGGTGGTATAG
- a CDS encoding deoxyguanosinetriphosphate triphosphohydrolase — MSIREDFEKREKSFIPSYGCLSSNSKGRMKKEKPCPIRTVFQRDRDRIIYSNAFRRLKHKTQVFLSPLGDHYRTRLTHTLEVAEISRTIARAMRLNEDLAEAIALGHDLGHTPFGHGGEAALKEIYSQDFSHNEQSLRVVDVLENNGKGLNLTYEVRDGILKHSKGYGSILSNDPEDCASTVEGRILRVADIIAYLNHDLDDAIRSGVISSKQVPESCLRVIGRSHSERANTMIRDIINSSKVVNGELCILISDELFSAMTTLREFLYENVYRSPQVHNEFVKAKKILTDLYTYFLRNEKTLKIKLEEMEMLACYNSEQPRERIVCDFIASMTDRYALNLYEEIFFPMPIV; from the coding sequence ATGTCTATTCGGGAAGATTTTGAAAAACGCGAAAAAAGCTTTATACCTTCATATGGCTGCCTGAGTTCCAATTCAAAGGGGAGGATGAAAAAAGAAAAACCCTGCCCTATCCGCACCGTTTTTCAGCGGGACAGAGACCGCATTATTTACTCAAATGCTTTCAGACGGTTAAAACACAAAACCCAGGTTTTTTTGTCCCCTTTGGGCGATCATTACAGAACACGCCTTACACATACACTGGAAGTAGCGGAAATTTCAAGAACAATAGCAAGGGCTATGCGGTTGAACGAAGATCTGGCCGAAGCCATCGCCCTTGGGCATGACCTCGGGCATACACCTTTCGGACATGGCGGTGAAGCAGCTTTAAAAGAGATCTATTCGCAGGATTTTTCTCACAATGAGCAGAGCCTTCGAGTTGTTGATGTATTGGAAAACAACGGCAAGGGTCTTAATTTGACCTACGAGGTTCGTGACGGGATATTAAAGCATTCAAAGGGTTACGGGTCGATTCTCTCCAATGACCCGGAAGATTGTGCTTCAACCGTTGAAGGGAGAATATTACGGGTTGCCGATATAATCGCATATTTAAACCATGATCTTGATGATGCGATACGCAGCGGTGTTATCAGCTCGAAACAGGTGCCTGAATCATGTTTAAGGGTTATCGGGAGGAGCCATTCAGAGCGTGCCAATACCATGATAAGGGATATTATTAATTCAAGCAAGGTTGTTAATGGTGAGTTATGCATACTCATTAGCGATGAGCTGTTTTCAGCCATGACCACATTAAGAGAGTTCCTTTATGAGAACGTATATCGTTCACCACAGGTCCATAATGAATTTGTTAAGGCAAAGAAGATATTAACAGACCTTTACACATATTTTTTAAGAAATGAAAAAACACTCAAAATAAAGCTTGAAGAAATGGAAATGTTAGCCTGCTACAACAGCGAACAGCCCAGAGAAAGGATAGTTTGCGATTTTATTGCCAGCATGACCGACAGATATGCTCTAAATCTTTATGAGGAAATCTTTTTCCCCATGCCTATTGTCTGA
- a CDS encoding YkgJ family cysteine cluster protein, which translates to MKYVDIDNLDKLSGKRLENNDTFSFHCHPELSCFNKCCRNINLFLYPYDVIRLKKCLGITSDEFIDKYVDVVLRDSNFFPEALLRMSDNTDMTCPFLTESGCLVYPDRPDTCRTFPVEQGLMFDAKNKGSKPVYFFRPPDFCMGQHESKKWTTAAWSVDQDAVEYNKMTSLWAELKSLFQTDPWQGEGPDSPRGKMAFMATYNIDRFRDFVFNSTFLKRYKVKSEILKKIKKDDVELMKMGFRWVKLYIWGIKTKYITQR; encoded by the coding sequence ATGAAATATGTTGATATTGATAATTTGGATAAATTGTCCGGCAAAAGGCTTGAAAATAATGATACCTTTTCGTTTCATTGCCATCCTGAGCTTTCCTGCTTTAATAAATGCTGCCGCAATATAAATCTTTTTTTATATCCATACGATGTAATCAGGCTCAAAAAATGTCTTGGTATTACTTCAGATGAATTCATTGATAAATATGTAGATGTTGTTTTGCGGGATTCAAATTTTTTCCCGGAAGCGCTTCTTCGCATGTCGGACAATACAGACATGACATGCCCCTTTTTGACTGAATCAGGCTGCCTGGTTTATCCTGACCGTCCTGATACATGCCGCACATTTCCTGTTGAACAGGGGCTTATGTTTGATGCTAAAAACAAAGGGTCAAAGCCGGTCTATTTTTTCAGGCCTCCGGATTTCTGTATGGGACAGCATGAAAGCAAAAAATGGACAACAGCAGCATGGTCTGTAGATCAGGATGCTGTTGAATATAACAAAATGACTTCGCTGTGGGCAGAGTTAAAGAGTCTGTTCCAGACCGATCCCTGGCAGGGCGAAGGGCCGGACAGCCCCAGAGGGAAAATGGCCTTTATGGCCACATACAATATTGACAGGTTTCGCGATTTTGTATTTAACAGCACCTTTCTTAAAAGATACAAGGTAAAATCGGAAATTCTTAAAAAAATCAAGAAAGATGACGTGGAACTGATGAAGATGGGTTTCAGGTGGGTAAAACTTTACATATGGGGGATTAAAACTAAATATATCACTCAAAGATAG
- the nadA gene encoding quinolinate synthase NadA: protein MKEKIKSLLKKRKAIMLAHNYQPPEIQDLADLCGDSLELSIKASMTDAEVILFCGVTFMAETASVLSPEKRVLLPRKDAGCPMADMVTPAQLKSRLAGLPPMPVVTYVNSSVSVKAMSTICCTSANAVEVVNSLEAKEILMVPDRNLAQYTASKTNKKIHLWDGYCPFHDSLTPEDVQKAKKMHPDALFIAHPECRPEVLELADAIASTSGMIRYAGESDSLSFIVGTEIGMLYPLKKANPGKEFYPASKNMLCDDMKKISLDDIVRSLETMDGEVKVPEDIRLPALKAVQRMIDLSN from the coding sequence ATGAAGGAAAAGATAAAAAGTCTGCTGAAAAAAAGAAAAGCAATCATGCTGGCGCACAATTATCAGCCGCCGGAAATTCAGGATCTTGCCGATCTTTGCGGAGATTCTCTTGAGCTCAGCATAAAGGCATCCATGACCGATGCCGAGGTTATCCTCTTTTGCGGCGTGACCTTTATGGCTGAGACAGCTTCAGTGCTGTCTCCTGAAAAGAGGGTTCTTTTACCCCGCAAGGACGCGGGCTGTCCAATGGCCGACATGGTAACGCCGGCACAACTTAAATCAAGACTTGCCGGACTTCCTCCCATGCCGGTTGTAACCTATGTAAATTCATCAGTATCTGTCAAGGCCATGTCAACCATCTGCTGCACATCGGCAAATGCCGTCGAGGTTGTAAACAGTCTGGAAGCAAAAGAGATACTTATGGTTCCTGACCGGAACCTGGCCCAATATACAGCTTCGAAAACAAATAAAAAAATACATCTGTGGGATGGATACTGCCCGTTCCACGACAGCCTTACACCTGAAGATGTTCAAAAAGCAAAAAAGATGCATCCGGACGCCCTTTTTATAGCACATCCCGAATGCAGGCCGGAGGTTCTTGAGCTTGCCGATGCTATTGCAAGCACTTCAGGGATGATTAGATATGCTGGGGAGTCTGACAGCCTGTCCTTTATTGTGGGCACGGAAATAGGGATGCTTTATCCATTAAAAAAGGCAAATCCAGGCAAAGAGTTTTATCCGGCTTCAAAGAATATGCTGTGTGATGACATGAAAAAAATTTCCCTTGATGATATTGTAAGGTCTCTTGAAACCATGGACGGAGAGGTTAAGGTGCCTGAGGATATCAGACTGCCTGCATTAAAGGCGGTTCAAAGAATGATAGACCTGTCAAACTAA
- a CDS encoding YebC/PmpR family DNA-binding transcriptional regulator, with protein MSGHSKWSSIKHKKGATDAKRGKVFTKLIKEITLSARTGGGGDPSSNPRLRTAILAAKSENMPKDNIERAIKKGTGELEGVNYEESNYEGYGPGGAAVLIEALTDNKNRAVADIRHIFNKCGGNLGENGCVSWMFNSKGYIDVEKKVVDGDKLMETAIEAGAEDVREDNNSFEIITEPDDFEAVKTAMDNASIPYVVAEITMLPQTMLELKGKEAEQMIKLMETLEDCDDVQKVYTNADIPDELV; from the coding sequence ATGTCGGGACATAGCAAATGGTCTTCCATAAAGCATAAAAAAGGGGCTACAGATGCAAAGAGGGGTAAGGTTTTTACCAAACTCATCAAGGAAATTACCCTCTCTGCCCGCACAGGAGGGGGAGGGGACCCTTCCAGCAATCCCAGGCTGAGAACAGCTATTCTGGCGGCGAAAAGTGAAAATATGCCGAAAGATAATATTGAAAGAGCAATCAAAAAGGGGACCGGCGAACTTGAAGGTGTAAATTATGAAGAGTCAAATTATGAAGGATATGGACCTGGAGGAGCTGCCGTGCTGATTGAAGCGCTTACAGACAATAAAAACAGGGCAGTTGCCGACATCCGTCATATTTTCAATAAATGCGGCGGAAATCTCGGTGAAAATGGATGTGTGTCCTGGATGTTTAACAGCAAGGGATATATTGATGTTGAGAAGAAAGTGGTTGATGGGGACAAGCTGATGGAAACAGCCATTGAGGCTGGCGCAGAAGATGTGAGGGAAGATAATAATAGTTTTGAAATCATTACGGAACCGGATGATTTTGAAGCTGTAAAAACAGCTATGGATAATGCATCGATTCCTTATGTAGTGGCGGAAATCACCATGCTTCCACAGACAATGCTTGAACTTAAAGGAAAGGAGGCAGAGCAGATGATCAAATTGATGGAAACACTCGAAGATTGTGATGATGTGCAAAAGGTTTACACCAATGCCGATATTCCCGACGAATTAGTTTGA
- a CDS encoding radical SAM protein, producing MKKTVSFSKNSVNIFFHILTNCNLRCRHCYINPEQHGTNILQIATIEAWMEAFARKSNKANIIFLGGEPTLHKDLGLAIKKAKKLGYNSITVDTNGYLFNNILSKVKPNEVDYFSFSLDGATRQTNDMLRGKGSYDQCIAGIREAVSAGFAASLIYTVSSANIHELNMMAQLIKDLGIERFFIQVLGIRGKPAKTSDKGLRIPISEWLSVVPDSAEKIADLGITVAYPKVFLRPEEQFECAGQVAENYFIFPNGRVYRCPLCEDYPLHSMIFKDNKLLKTGKINENDFFGLKIPEGCVMNRVIQPENLKYKADGAPEYKIACCLLKEEISI from the coding sequence ATGAAAAAAACGGTTTCATTTTCAAAAAATTCGGTAAATATTTTTTTCCATATTCTCACAAATTGCAACCTTAGGTGCCGGCACTGCTATATAAATCCCGAGCAGCACGGAACAAATATCCTTCAGATAGCAACCATAGAGGCATGGATGGAGGCATTTGCGAGGAAAAGCAACAAGGCAAATATCATATTTTTAGGCGGAGAGCCAACATTACACAAGGACTTAGGGCTTGCTATAAAAAAGGCAAAAAAGCTTGGTTATAATTCCATTACAGTTGATACAAACGGGTATCTGTTTAATAATATCCTTTCAAAGGTTAAGCCAAATGAGGTGGATTATTTTAGTTTCAGCCTTGACGGCGCAACCAGGCAGACAAATGATATGCTCAGGGGCAAAGGATCGTATGATCAATGTATCGCCGGCATTAGAGAGGCTGTTTCAGCAGGTTTTGCCGCAAGCCTTATATATACGGTAAGCAGCGCAAACATACATGAGCTGAACATGATGGCCCAGCTTATTAAAGATCTTGGGATAGAAAGGTTTTTCATACAGGTACTCGGCATCAGGGGCAAACCCGCCAAAACCAGTGATAAGGGGCTACGGATTCCCATATCCGAATGGTTAAGCGTAGTTCCTGATTCAGCGGAAAAGATTGCCGATCTCGGCATAACCGTTGCATACCCAAAAGTTTTTTTGCGCCCTGAAGAACAGTTTGAATGCGCGGGCCAGGTTGCAGAAAATTATTTTATATTCCCCAACGGCAGGGTATACAGGTGCCCTTTGTGTGAAGACTATCCTTTGCACAGCATGATTTTTAAGGACAATAAACTGCTGAAAACAGGCAAGATCAATGAAAATGATTTTTTTGGGCTGAAGATCCCGGAAGGTTGTGTAATGAACAGGGTTATACAGCCTGAAAATTTAAAATATAAAGCAGACGGAGCCCCTGAATATAAAATTGCATGCTGTTTGCTGAAAGAGGAGATAAGCATCTAA
- a CDS encoding lytic murein transglycosylase, whose amino-acid sequence MSIKITRCNCFIFICLMALQLFLPSQTPAGANKKADYFNALQKRLIEDGFNKNKINALYARHGVYFDTKGVSLFFSHSEGELNYDQFLSKGSIKNAKQYLKKHMAAFDGAGKTYSVDKEIITAIILVETRLGTCLGGRSILNTLSTMASLKDPHVKNMLWSKISDSSSFISFTRDEFDKKAEKKSTWAYSELKDFLKYSSREKIDPLSVSGSYAGAIGISQFMPSNILAHAKDGNRDGCVDLFNHTDAIVSIASYLQHYGWRAGIDDEKAYKILLSYNYSKYYANIILKIAKLLKG is encoded by the coding sequence TTGAGTATTAAAATAACCCGTTGCAACTGTTTTATTTTTATTTGCCTTATGGCTTTGCAGCTTTTTTTGCCGTCCCAGACTCCGGCAGGTGCAAATAAAAAAGCCGATTATTTTAATGCATTACAAAAGAGGCTTATAGAAGACGGTTTTAACAAAAACAAAATCAATGCGCTCTATGCCAGGCACGGGGTCTATTTTGACACAAAAGGGGTTTCCCTTTTTTTCAGTCACAGCGAAGGCGAATTAAATTACGATCAGTTTCTTTCAAAAGGGTCGATTAAAAATGCAAAACAATATCTTAAAAAACACATGGCAGCCTTTGATGGTGCGGGAAAGACATATTCTGTAGACAAAGAAATTATTACTGCAATAATACTGGTCGAAACCAGGCTCGGAACCTGTCTGGGGGGAAGATCCATATTAAACACTCTTTCAACCATGGCATCCCTGAAAGACCCGCATGTAAAAAATATGTTATGGAGCAAAATTTCAGATTCATCCTCTTTTATCTCTTTTACAAGGGATGAGTTTGATAAAAAGGCTGAAAAGAAATCAACGTGGGCATATTCTGAGCTAAAAGATTTTCTCAAATATTCAAGCAGGGAAAAGATCGACCCGTTGTCTGTTTCCGGATCATATGCAGGCGCAATCGGCATTTCTCAATTTATGCCCAGCAATATACTTGCGCATGCAAAAGACGGCAACAGGGACGGCTGTGTAGACCTGTTTAATCATACCGACGCCATAGTAAGCATCGCAAGCTACCTGCAACATTATGGCTGGCGGGCCGGAATAGACGACGAAAAAGCTTATAAAATACTGCTGAGCTATAATTACAGCAAATATTACGCAAATATTATTTTAAAAATCGCCAAACTTTTGAAAGGTTGA
- the radA gene encoding DNA repair protein RadA, translating to MKKNVKTVFCCQSCGYQAPKWLGKCPDCGQWQTFVEEAQAAGPARRTKSGISYSGTVPVPIDSIELEKEYRLLTGITEFDRVLGGGLVPGTLVLIGGDPGIGKSTLMLQILHGLANQGHKTLYISGEESIRQVRIRSERLSTGSHNLLVVSEIDIESILSMIESVKPDVLVIDSIQTMFSPDLTSAPGSVSQVRESTVRLMHMAKKTGIPIFLVGHVTKDGAIAGPRLLEHMVDTVLYFEGDRNHIFRILRAVKNRFGSTNEIGVFEMNEKGLEEVANPSAIFLSERPKNVPGSAVTASIEGTRPILVELQALASSTSFGNPRRTILGLDSNRVALLAAVIEKKLGLHLMGHDIFMNVAGGVKVDEPAIDMGIVASIASSFLDRPIPDATIVLGEVGLTGEVRAIGHVEIRVVEAKKMGFKRCIVPAGNLKRMSGIKGIELIGISSISEGIEALF from the coding sequence ATGAAAAAAAATGTAAAAACAGTCTTTTGTTGCCAGTCATGCGGATATCAGGCCCCTAAATGGCTTGGGAAATGCCCTGACTGCGGACAGTGGCAAACCTTTGTCGAAGAGGCTCAGGCCGCAGGGCCCGCCCGTAGAACAAAGTCAGGCATATCATATTCCGGTACTGTACCTGTTCCCATTGATTCTATTGAGCTTGAAAAAGAATACCGGCTTTTAACCGGCATTACGGAATTTGACCGTGTGCTGGGCGGAGGTCTTGTTCCCGGGACTCTTGTACTGATAGGAGGAGATCCTGGAATCGGCAAGTCCACACTTATGCTTCAGATTTTGCACGGCCTTGCAAACCAGGGTCATAAAACGCTTTATATTTCCGGTGAGGAATCGATCAGGCAGGTAAGGATACGCAGCGAGAGGCTTTCTACAGGATCACATAATTTACTGGTTGTTTCTGAAATAGATATTGAATCCATCCTGTCGATGATTGAATCTGTAAAACCTGATGTTCTTGTTATCGATTCTATCCAGACAATGTTCAGCCCGGATCTTACATCTGCTCCTGGCAGTGTGAGCCAGGTCAGAGAATCTACGGTTCGGCTTATGCATATGGCTAAAAAAACAGGGATTCCGATATTTCTTGTAGGGCATGTGACAAAGGACGGCGCAATAGCGGGACCAAGGCTTTTGGAACATATGGTTGATACGGTTCTTTACTTTGAAGGGGACAGGAACCATATATTCAGAATTTTACGGGCTGTAAAAAACAGGTTTGGATCAACCAACGAAATCGGCGTGTTTGAGATGAATGAGAAAGGGTTGGAGGAGGTTGCCAACCCTTCGGCGATATTTCTTTCCGAGCGTCCCAAGAATGTGCCGGGATCGGCGGTTACAGCAAGCATAGAAGGCACAAGGCCGATACTTGTTGAATTGCAGGCCCTTGCCAGCAGCACAAGCTTTGGAAATCCTCGAAGGACCATTCTCGGCCTTGACAGCAACAGGGTTGCATTGCTTGCAGCCGTGATAGAAAAAAAATTGGGCTTGCATTTAATGGGGCACGACATCTTTATGAATGTTGCCGGAGGGGTTAAGGTTGACGAGCCTGCAATCGACATGGGGATAGTTGCCTCCATTGCATCAAGCTTTTTAGACAGACCGATTCCCGACGCTACCATTGTTCTTGGCGAAGTTGGTTTGACAGGTGAAGTAAGAGCCATAGGTCATGTTGAAATCAGGGTTGTGGAAGCAAAAAAGATGGGCTTTAAAAGATGCATTGTGCCGGCAGGCAATCTTAAACGGATGAGCGGAATAAAGGGAATAGAGCTTATCGGAATATCATCGATATCAGAAGGGATTGAAGCATTATTTTAG
- a CDS encoding histidinol-phosphatase, which produces MIDYHVHTKLCNHAKGPMEAYIQKAVAIGLKEICFLDHLTMHEYGKRLSMSPEEVPLYFQIVQQLKHKYSGVIKVKAGLELDFTQEHTDFFQKIVDTYSFDVIGSSLHFLGKMDIVTRKSEWKQGKLDIDYVYRLYFSQLEKMLDYNYFDVVCHIDLVKKFGWNPSISFDKTFDKILSKIKSKDLTVEVNTSGYEYPANETFPSMEIINKCHELGINITVGSDAHNPESVGQHYDRVLPMLVSAGYRRLSTFTKRKRKMIQLESSIRKKT; this is translated from the coding sequence ATGATCGATTATCACGTCCATACAAAACTTTGCAACCACGCCAAAGGTCCCATGGAAGCATATATACAAAAAGCCGTTGCCATCGGTTTAAAGGAGATATGCTTTCTGGATCACCTTACAATGCACGAATACGGAAAAAGACTTTCAATGAGCCCGGAAGAAGTTCCCTTATATTTTCAGATCGTGCAACAATTAAAGCATAAATACAGCGGCGTTATTAAAGTTAAGGCCGGGCTTGAACTGGATTTTACTCAGGAACATACCGATTTTTTCCAAAAGATTGTGGATACCTATTCATTTGATGTAATAGGAAGCTCATTGCATTTTCTCGGCAAGATGGACATAGTCACACGCAAGTCCGAGTGGAAACAGGGCAAACTGGATATCGATTATGTATACAGGCTTTACTTTTCCCAACTTGAAAAGATGCTGGATTACAACTATTTTGATGTTGTATGCCACATCGACCTTGTGAAAAAATTCGGATGGAACCCATCGATATCTTTTGATAAAACATTTGATAAAATATTATCAAAAATAAAAAGCAAGGATTTAACCGTTGAGGTAAATACAAGCGGATATGAATATCCGGCCAATGAAACATTTCCATCCATGGAAATTATTAATAAATGCCATGAATTAGGGATAAACATTACTGTTGGATCAGATGCACATAATCCGGAAAGCGTGGGACAACACTATGACAGGGTGCTGCCGATGCTGGTTTCAGCAGGATACAGGCGGTTATCCACATTTACAAAGCGAAAGCGGAAAATGATTCAGTTGGAATCTTCAATTCGTAAAAAAACGTAA
- a CDS encoding HPr family phosphocarrier protein: MSHTLSKDVVVINEFGLHARSAAKIAKLAQNANSKVWLIRGKERVDASSIIDILSLGCSKGSKITLAIDKESDINILNEIIDLAKKGFGE; this comes from the coding sequence TTGTCACATACACTTTCAAAGGATGTGGTTGTTATCAATGAATTTGGCCTTCATGCAAGGTCTGCTGCAAAAATAGCAAAACTTGCACAAAATGCCAACTCAAAAGTGTGGCTTATAAGGGGAAAAGAACGGGTGGATGCATCAAGCATTATTGATATTCTTTCCCTTGGATGTTCAAAAGGATCAAAAATAACTTTAGCAATTGACAAAGAGTCGGACATTAATATCTTAAATGAAATTATTGACCTGGCAAAAAAGGGTTTTGGGGAATAA
- a CDS encoding PLDc N-terminal domain-containing protein translates to MKTTIAFIGISIPFFLMTMWAIVDVALKDFGSVKKKALWGVIAFIPFIGFIIYLIFGFRKGKKSETPGIL, encoded by the coding sequence TTGAAAACAACCATTGCATTCATTGGAATAAGCATACCTTTTTTTTTAATGACCATGTGGGCAATTGTCGATGTCGCACTGAAAGATTTCGGCTCTGTAAAAAAGAAGGCTCTCTGGGGAGTTATAGCATTCATCCCTTTTATCGGCTTTATTATCTATCTTATCTTTGGATTTAGAAAAGGGAAAAAGTCGGAAACACCCGGTATTCTATAA
- a CDS encoding outer membrane lipoprotein carrier protein LolA — MKYLKIIIIVGCLVFVLFNPQAAECKDRSHPLNLSLDEIINRIENRYAAKGFSANFSQESTIKAIDITDTASGNLFVKAPGMMRWEYEKPDQQLIITNGKRLWVYRQDDNQVMVGTSPYFFGSGKGGGFLSDMKIIREKFNIALDDKRTGQYYILKLIPKEKTFDISLIYLSISINTFDVVQITTYNSYNDETKIYLKNIEFKKHIDDSMFYFEIPEGADILQLDE, encoded by the coding sequence ATGAAATATTTAAAGATAATAATTATAGTCGGTTGTTTGGTCTTTGTTTTGTTCAATCCGCAAGCGGCTGAATGCAAAGACAGGTCTCATCCGCTTAATCTGTCGCTGGATGAAATCATTAACAGGATCGAAAACAGATATGCTGCAAAAGGGTTTTCGGCAAATTTTTCTCAAGAGTCGACCATCAAGGCAATTGACATTACAGATACCGCATCTGGAAATCTTTTTGTCAAGGCCCCGGGTATGATGAGGTGGGAATATGAAAAGCCGGACCAACAGCTCATAATTACAAACGGCAAAAGATTGTGGGTTTACAGGCAGGATGACAACCAGGTTATGGTCGGAACATCCCCTTATTTTTTTGGAAGCGGCAAAGGGGGCGGTTTTCTTTCAGATATGAAAATTATAAGGGAAAAATTTAATATTGCGCTGGATGATAAAAGAACCGGCCAATACTATATTTTAAAACTTATACCCAAAGAAAAAACATTTGATATCTCCCTGATATACCTCTCGATCTCAATAAATACCTTTGATGTTGTTCAAATAACGACATATAATTCATATAATGATGAAACAAAAATTTATCTTAAAAATATTGAGTTTAAAAAACATATCGATGACTCAATGTTTTATTTTGAAATTCCTGAAGGAGCTGATATCCTGCAACTTGACGAATAG